One part of the Sesamum indicum cultivar Zhongzhi No. 13 linkage group LG14, S_indicum_v1.0, whole genome shotgun sequence genome encodes these proteins:
- the LOC105176553 gene encoding probable calcium-binding protein CML21, producing the protein MGGVVGKDESHKALMQETKLEAKIIEAVRKREAQGSSMKSFNSIILKFPKIDESFRKCKTTFEEFDEDGNGSIEPQELKHCFRKLEIKFTDEEIDDLFEACDINEDMRIKFNEFIVLLCLVYLLKEYPTAEQDKSQRGMPNLEATFETLVDTFVFLDKNRDGYVSRNEMVHAINETTTGERSSGRIAMKRFEEMDWDKNGMVNFKEFLFAFTHWVGIEDMDDEEGEGNM; encoded by the exons ATGGGAGGTGTAGTTGGTAAGGATGAATCTCATAAGGCTTTAATGCAAGAGACAAAGCTTGAAGCCAAAATAATTGAGGCCGTGCGCAAGAGAGAAGCTCAGGGGAGTTCGATGAAGTCCTTTAACAGcattatcttaaaatttcCCAAGATTGACGAGAGTTTCAGGAAATGCAAAACCACATTCGAAGAATTTG ATGAGGATGGAAATGGTTCGATAGAGCCACAAGAGCTGAAACACTGCTTCCGCAAGCTGGAGATTAAGTTCACTGATGAGGAGATCGATGATCTATTTGAGGCATGTGATATAAATGAAGACATGAGAATAAAATTCAACGAATTTATCGTTCTGCTTTGCCTCGTCTATCTTCTGAAGGAATATCCAACTGCCGAGCAAGAT AAATCGCAGAGAGGAATGCCAAATCTCGAGGCTACTTTTGAGACATTAGTGGATACATTTGTGTTTTTGGACAAGAACAGGGACGGTTATGTGAGCAGAAATGAGATGGTCCATGCGATTAATGAAACTACCACAGGAGAACGGTCTTCTGGGAGAATAGCCATGAAAAGATTCG AGGAAATGGACTGGGACAAGAACGGAATGGTAAACTTCAAGgaatttctttttgcttttactCATTGGGTCGGGATTGAAGATATGGACGACGAGGAAGGGGAAGGCAACATGTGA
- the LOC105176552 gene encoding ubiquitin-conjugating enzyme E2 28: MASKRIQKELKDLQKDPPASCSAGPVGEDMFHWQATIMGPSDSPFSGGVFLVTIHFPPDYPFKPPKVSFKTKVYHPNINSNGSICLDILKDQWSPALTISKVLLSICSLLTDPNPDDPLVPEIAHMYKTDRVKYETTARSWTQKYAMG, translated from the exons ATGGCTTCCAAGAGAATCCAGAAAGAGTTGAAGGACTTGCAAAAGGACCCTCCTGCCTCCTGCAGTGCTG GGCCTGTTGGTGAAGATATGTTCCATTGGCAAGCTACCATTATGGGTCCTTCAGACAGCCCATTCTCTGGGGGGGTGTTTCTTGTGACTATTCATTTTCCACCTGATTATCCATTTAAACCCCCCAAG GTATCTTTCAAAACCAAGGTTTATCATCCCAATATCAACAGCAACGGTAGTATCTGCCTAGATATCCTCAAAGATCAGTGGAGCCCCGCCCTAACGATATCAAAG GTGCTGCTCTCTATCTGCTCGTTGTTGACCGATCCAAACCCAGACGACCCCCTTGTTCCTGAGATTGCTCACATGTACAAGACTGATAGAGTCAAGTACGAGACCACTGCTCGATCCTGGACTCAGAAGTATGCTATGGGATAA